Below is a window of Carassius gibelio isolate Cgi1373 ecotype wild population from Czech Republic chromosome B23, carGib1.2-hapl.c, whole genome shotgun sequence DNA.
TGATTCACCCACTTAGCTCTTCTAATGTTGAACATCACATCCACAAGAGCATTACCACATTCCAAGCTAACTTTTCAAAGCCCACACACACTCTTACCTTCACAAGCTCATAGAACTTTGTTTTTGGATCTGATGATGAAGGAGTGACTCTGGCTTTATCAGGAATCTGCACAAAGATAAAGACGTTCAACGTCTCAATCATTCAAATGAGCATCATTTTCTCCTTATAGGAGATAACTATGTAAAACAATGTTATTTACATCTTTCAGACAGAACCACAAAGCACTAAACTAAATCTCAGTCCACTATGAAGCTTGTGGCTATAGTTTTTGGACTCACCCCCCACAGTTTGAGACATTCTTTGCGGATGTCTGCTTGCTTGGCCTCAAACAGTGTCCTAGAAAGACACACAGCCTTGTCAGTGACGCTCATACAGACTCGGGCACATgcgcacaaacaaataaaagagaGTATGAGATGAATGCCCTGAAACTCACGTATCTCTGACGTATGCGTGGATCTTAGCCAGCGCTTTGATCTGTACTGCACAATGGCTGCAAGACAAGGGATCAGAGTTCAATAAATAAACCTAAGCATGAATGAATGCATCGAGAGAGCGAGACAAAAGAGGCGATGATGATACCTTTCGTTGGAGTTGATCATGAATTGGAAGAAGTCAGTGTCTCCTTTAATGATGTCCAGAGGGACGACTTCGGTAACGTCTCTGTCTGCGTGTCGAAACTGATTCAGTTTCAGGTTGATGGTGAACATATATTCTCTGACAGCATCAGTGCCTGGCTTTAAACTCTTGCACACCACATATCTGCATGCAGACGGACATTGAAGATCAGTACCACATGCTCATTAACCAAtcatttttaacaataacaacaacatgcGTAATATAATCAGGGATGTGCATTAATAAGtaggtttaaattattattttacagttttattattaaaaaaagaccCAGTACAAAAATAActgattataaataaaaaagattaataatattCACACACTACTAGTGAAACTCTTCGAATAATTACGTTTTTTATGTTGAAAAAGGTTTCTCAAGCTCACTAGTAATAGTATAAACCAGTAACACTGTGAaacagtattacaatttaaaataactattttctatatatgttataatatattttacaattcatTCCTGtcatgcaaagctgcattttcagcatcattgcctCAGTGTCACagtatccttcagaaatcattcttatatactgatttgatgctcaagaaatatcCATTTGTTAccaatgttaaaaaaacagttaatattttcCGAAGCCGTGATACACTCAAAATTCATCCTGTGAAAATAAAGTATAAAGGTATAGTTTGAGTGTCCACTGCCAGCAGCTCTCTCATATCCCCAAAGGTCTCTCACTCTTTCAAAATGAGTAATGGATAATGAACACACACCTCTCTGAATTGGCAGGCCGGCTGGTGACGGGTTTGAAGAGCGAGACCCTCTCAAAGCAGAGGTACACCAAATAAATCAAGCCCACACTGAACGGTGTGAACAGGTCAAAAGTCTTACACACAAAATGGCCACCTGTAAAACACAAGATTTTGTGAGAAATGGAAGCAAAAGTGACCCTAAAacagaaaacaaccaatcacaacATAAGACATTTACATAATCTTAAAAGcacagtaacaaaaaaaaacctattaaaataaaaaggtaagAGAATCTTTTTGACTGAAAAGGTGgacttcagaaaaagaaaaagtgttttaaaatatggCTCTTCAATGCTAGAACCGTAAAACATGTTACCATTGATTTGATACACCTAAAATTAGCTCTCAAGTAGCCAAGTCTTCTTTCATAATAACGTTCCTAATTACAGGATTTCAGAATAAATAGACTCGTGTCTGGGCGCACCCCCAGATAAAATCCAAACTGATCTGAGACAAGGCTGTACAATAATATCAAGGCAAGAAAAAGCATTAAATAATCTTCAAAGCCTTGAGAGAGACATCATTAAAGAGATGAAATCATTTGGAACCGCTGTTTAAGAACTGGCTGTCCTCCAAAACTGAATGTCTGGGACTGTGAAACGCCTTGAGAGCTATGGTAACCCAAAAGAGGATACTGTGTGTCATGACAGAGATGGAGGACGCTCTATTGATGTTGATCATCCCTAGAGCAGAGCATGATCAAGTTTTAATGATACTTCTTCAACATTAAGGGAATGAAAACAcgcaaagaggaagaaaaaaacagacTGAGTGAAATGAAAAACATCCTCAAGGAAAACAAGGATTTTGAGTGATTTAACCAGGAAGACTCTGCATCTtccaacccttttttttttttacatgcatacaAACAAAATCACAGAAGATACCTGGTCTGACGACAGACATGGCAGTGAGGAACTGACACAGAAGGAGCTGTTTACTCAGGATCTCCTGAATGTTCTCTTGGCCCTCCACAGAAAAACCCTGACGAGCAACACACCATCAGAATATATCGACCAATCACACACCAGCAATAATCATATTTTAACCAATCAGAGAAGAGCATGTCTTACCCCATCTGCCATTAAGAAGTGCAGGCCCCGCCCTTCAGTGCTGTCTAAGACAAAGTTACGAAATGCAGTGATGTTTTCCGGACGCGTGATGTCACCATCGCCATCAATCCCACCCTCACCTGAAACACCGGTAATGAGACAATcaaaagaaattcatattttaatttcaaaagaaaataatattttaatttacctttttttatatatataactagaTTAAACATTTCTACCACCGATATAAGTGGAACTGGAATAATAACTAATTTTAAAGTGGTTAAAAGagtcaccaagactgcatttacatgattataaaaactgtaatactgtaaaatattattacaatataatataactgatttctatttcaatatatttttattcctatgatggtaaAGCTggtcattttcagcatcattactccagtcttcagttcttcgcatgatccatcagaaatcattttaatatgctgattttatgaTCAAGAAAAAGTTGTTCTGCCTAATATTATTGTGTAAACTGCGACAGCAGTgtaatataatacacacacaatataatatgctgttatactccatatatcttcatatacaagtcagaaactaagctttttgtgcataggcctatctaaagggtaaatggtcccacctagtgatcaactgtaaaagtAACAATTTTTACCTCTTcgcaaaagggaaaaccacaagcaatcaagaatgcatgattatatggtgtcatggctttgcaatcaaaaaatgtcgttataattgaagtcaatggggcaaaaacagccaccaacaacaagtTAGGGAGAAAaattttaaatctaatgctgcacaaaaactaaaaatgcatcaaagccaatgttgctactaatctttgacatgcccaagaccgttataaaaagtttttaaaaaaatccagccacaattacttttatattgaaaataagtcattttttccaccaaatcagtgacatcatttatgaacttggcaattaaagagttaaaatcttttaaaaaaaaacatttggtagttttgatcaggactgaagttgattaacagatttatgcaaaaaaattgaagaagaaaaaaatgattctgatacatttttacagcagcttaattgagtggatgttttcatcccgaacataacgaaagggtagtgaatttgaacaatccacaagggttaagcataagagacttaaggGTTAAGCATAAGCGATAGAAAAAATCATctgaaaaattaattattattattccaaacttctgaacagtagtgtaggtATTACATTAATTTTTCTCTATGATCAATACAGTACAAATGTTCaatagttgttttttttcatgttaaaatgGTTGAAACTCATACCATAGTAGGCCTCAAAGAGCTCACTGGGAGCAGCATAGAAATCTTCCAGTTTGAAATCGTTGGCTCCTTTGAGCGTCATCCCAAAACCTTTCGCATGCCAGCGCCGCCGCCACAACACATACTCGGAGAATCCTCCCGGTCCTGCGCACACGTCTCCGAAATACAGCAACTCACCATCCTTATCACGCGTCTGGGGCTTCTGCACACAGACATCCGGTTCAAAAACATAATCGCAGCACATATTTCTAGCTTGTGTGACTGTGGTCTCACCCCTTGAGAATCCTTTGGGTTAGTGAACATATAGTCAAAAACATGATCCATGTTCGCCATCTTCATGGCAGCTCTGAGGACaaaacaagagagaaaaaaattcagaaaagaTATGCTTCTGTTATTACACGCATGTGGAGACGCCACCCACCTGTTGAGAAAGAAAGCCCCTCGGATCGTTTCATAAGGGTTTGATCGAGTACGTGCTCGCCTCATCTCCTCGCCCTCTAAGTCATCAAACACACTCTGAAGAGAAATGCATGTTACATTATTACAGGACACAGAGCACAATGTGTCCGGTCTTATGTAAGAACGGGATAAACATAAGAGATGTTTGACACTCACTTTGCAGCGAAGAAGGAGATGCAGTAGATTCTCTGAGCAAAATTCAGTTTCATcatcaatttttaattttttctaaaaatataagCAAAGGTACAGTCATACATATAAACATTGGAAtctgataaataaaatgttttatatgaatgtacACAACCATTCAAAGGGTACGTTTTTGTAAAAGATATTAATActctttatttgaaagaaatgtatacttttaataCGCAAAGACACTTCCAAATAATCAGAAGTGACTGTAAAGAGGtgtaattttacacacacacacaaaaaaaaattcaaacaaatgcggtactttttattcattaaggaaTGATAAATACATCAGTCTatacaaaaaaacacttaattgttttctgcataaataataataaaaaaaatgtatttagcaaTAAATCACcgtattagaatgacttctgaaggatcgtTGAAAACTAGAGTCTTTAGCTTTGTAAAccgtattttaaattgtaatgatttcacaatattactgtttttagtgtatttttaaatgcaggtgagcataagaaactacttttaaaaaacctttttttattttttattactaaacCACAACTTTTGACAAAGCGTAAGGGaatttatattaatgtataaGGTTATTTTGCCTTTTAATTGTGTTAAAAAGTACTACAGTATGAGAGGTGCATTTATAAaagaacaaatatttaatttaatctcCTAATTCATACAAGGTCATAAAAGCAGCAATCTGGAAGGAAACCCAGCAAATAATAACTTCACAAGATTTACACAATATTTGAAGTTGGCAAAACATTTGATCATTATATAAGCCAATTATGAGATCCAAAGGTTTATTAGTAAAGcttataattataaaacaatgtttGTGAACAAGAGACAACAAACAGCTGAGCAAAAACAACTTTTACCATAGAAAGTAAAAGAACTAAACTAATCCTTTCAGTTCATCAGGTAATATGTGCTGCAATACCTGGCCCAAAGTCATCCAATCCTGCAGCTCATCTGCATCTGGGATCTCTGGAGAACTTTCTGGAAACCACGTCACTGATTCTATAGCACTCGGCTGAGAGTAAAAATGAGAAATAAAGGTCCTGGACTACTATTATTTTGGTTTTAACATTAAAGAAACATTCTGGAAGTGTTGCTGTACCTCTGGCTCATCTTGCCAGTCTACGTTCAGGTCACCCTGGAAGCCCTTCAGGGTCAGACCCAAACCTCGCCTCCCACGCTGGGTGGATGCTTCTATGATCTCTCTCCGTCCTTGACCAAACTTTCCCAAACCCTCGCCTTCTCTGAAACCCATTTTGGCCTTAAGGAAACAGAGGAGGAGACCATTTTATTATGAGTTTACTCATAGGCATGAGTAAAAGAATGAGAGGAGGTGTTTATTTTACCATGAGTTTCTGAGAGACTCTGTTATACATGGGAAATTTGTCAGAGGCATCATTGCCCTCGGCATTCTGGGAATCAGAAGGTCTGGAAAAACTGGGTTTGTGATCTTCAACATCGCTGAGAGATTCGCTCGGACTTGAGTCTGGGAgacaaaaaggaaaataaaaatatgcttaCAAAAACCTACACCAGCAAAATAATATGGCCGTGTGAACAGTGTAAAGTGTCGTAATGAAACTGCTCTCTAACCCTGACTGGTGGTTCTTTGAGAAGactcctcctcatcttcatcagaGGAGTCCTCACGGAGAGCCTTCCTCTTCTTCAGAGGCTCGCCCAATGCTTGTTGTGCCCCTCTCTTCATCTTAAATTCAAGAGCTCCAAGAACCTGCACTCATTCAAAAACACAACATCACTGGATTAAAACAAAGATGCATAACataaacatttcttaaattataaatatatacatatatatatatacatatatacatatatatatatatatatacatatatatatatatatatatatatatatataaataacaacacTTATAGCAGAGAGGGTTTTGGCTATCTCTATACATCACACTCTATAAATGTCAACAAGCAGAAAAGTTAAATGAACAGATCCCTCGATAGAAACCTTCAGAATAGAGATAGGAATAAAATAGGAAGTATGGTGTGAGTGCATCTGAAATTTCAGACATTGCGCATCAGAATaagtctacaaaaaaaataatctaattcgAAATAAAAGATTCTACATCTTCAacatcggcttaaaacacatctcttccatctttatttgaccctctaactttaacactcactattctaattctattctttaaaaaactctaactacctttctaatctttttatattctattttcttttcattaattatgcaattctatgtgtgtgtgtgtgtgtgtgtgtgtagatgtaaagacctctaacactagcttgctctattctttttttagtctatctgttttctttttatttattatattatttaaaatcccatgctacgtgtactgtgttatcctaactgagacttgttatagcacttatatatcattgctctttttgttgtttttgattgcttccactgtcttcatctgtaagtcgctttggataaaagcgtctgctaaatgaataattgtaaatgtaaatgtaaaaacgtCTTATGATTAACAGTAGCAGATAAACTcgaattaaataaaaacttagaTATGTTGCATATTTTCTATAAAAGTCTGAAAGACAACgttatgaaaacaaaatatcacAAAATAGTTCAAAAGatcatcattatcataataatgataaaataaatgcgaTCTAATATAGTTTTACATTGAGTACAGTTTCTCACCTACGTCAACTAAGTTATACATATAAGTGAATAAAGCTGAACTGGTTCTCTTCATCAAATCATTCGTTGGATCTAAAATTTAACggttttaaaacacattcaaaaacTGCAAAACCTTAAAAAGGGATATTAATAAATAGTACTGCTGCAATCTTCAGTATCTATCTCGACATTTCGATGTCAAAACTATAAGTAAAATTAATAGTAAGCAGGTAGCAAGCAgggtatttatcatttatttcttcctttatataaaaattaagcCATAACTAAATATTAAGCTTTATTCAGCTGCTCTAGCAATATGAAGGTATTGTCTATTTGGGCTTCAAATGTGCCATAAAATGATTAAGATAGATCTATCGTCCTTGCTATCGCATTTCTGTAACTTAAATGTTCAGATTTATTGGGGAATTTTACAGTTAATGGTCTTAGAAACCTAACTGTGTGGCACATAAACACAAAGTGAAATCAACACTCGGCTTTTTAGGTTTCGATTTCACAAGAAATGATGCTGCGACACTCGTAAACATACCGAGAAGGAAACACGCAGTTATAATCCCGAGTCACCTCCGAAATGTAAACTCATATTTGTCTCCAATCTGTACGATTTCGCGACAAATTCTGCTTTAGGTTGTACTTCAAATGTAAAATCTGGCCCGCGTTCCACTTTCAGTGGGTCTTACCGTGTTTCTGGCGCATGATATTTACGTCACCAATGGGGTTGGACAACAAATGCGTGAAaggttaattattaatattaataaggttGTGCCTGTTTTTTATACAGTCTTTGGGTTGTgccgaaaaaaaaaatcttatggctaaagtttacttcattaataatacatttgcaaTCGTCGCTTAGTCAGGCTTggctttttgtttatttgtttatcgtGAAAATAATTTACTCAACTATTTtccttatattatttaaatatatttcagaatatgtgcccgtgtgtgtgtgtgtgtacctgtataTCAATTGGCCAAGTTTGTATTGATAGTGTGatactgtgtgtatatgtttTAACTTGCTATCCTATGATTTTAAGCCTTTTTTCCTCTCTTACAGGCTATATTTCTTCGTCTTGTTCCTCTCTTTTGCTCTAGTGGTCCAGCAGGTCAGGGTTTATGATGTCCTGAGAGTTATTTTCCAGTCCACGAGGCACAAACATGACTAGCTGTCATTACTAAGCTGCCCTTCTGTGAACTGTTTACAGTATCATGTAGCCTTTAGATTGTTTAGGCTCTGCTTAACCCTTATTAGGGTGGGATATTGGATATTATACCTGTCAATAAGAGAAGATCTGCCCCAAACTCATTAGTTGTATCCAGGGTCAGCTGAGTTATGTGGAGCACCAAGTTGAAGCTGTGGGCCTCAGTTAAAATTGCTGTGGAATCCACAAACAGTCAGGGGTCCAAAATCGTCACCACCTTCTTCTTCTAATGTCTCTGGTTGCATCAATAGTGCAACAGAGGCTTCAAACAGGCTGCGTAAACAGCTCTGTTCATAAGTCAGCGTTAAGAAGCTTTAAACCCCACTTTGATTACTGGTTCACGTCATCTGTCACAACAAATGAGGAAACAAATAGATTGTGACCTAATCCAATGTTCTGCATCCTAAATGTCATTCAGGAGGGTTCTTTGTGCTCATGTTTACATATAATAGCCATGAAAATATCACTGAACTGATCATTTAATCTGCTGACTCGAAAACACCTGCAGTCTGATCAGTAcaattctgaaaataaaacataaagcaTGATTTGAGACCTCATTCAATATTCTTTCAAAAGAATCGTCACATTTACAAATGGACACCTAAGTGAGAATGttctccaaaataaaaataaactgataaaGTAAGCTTCTTCCAGCTAATGTTTTCAGAACTTTTGCTCAGAATGTTCTGTtgaggttctctcaaagttatgaacaaatgttcttccagtaacattaagTTGTCAGGTGTTTAATAATGTTctattataacaaaaatattattattcatcggtcatggaatgtttttttctttaaatgtacgTTTGAAAAATGATCAAATTGAACTTTTCCTATGTTTCTCTAACGTTTGCATAACcaagaaaataaatgtgtaaaatgtttaataatcaaCATTTTGAACTCTTAGAGAAATAATGTTAACATAACTTAATGGGAACATTAGCAACATATTCTTATGACATATTTTTGTTAGTTCAAGTTGGCTCAAGTACAGTAACAGAGGCATTTTATGCAATTTATGAATTGCAAATTATGTAGGCCAAACCAgtaaatttaactgaaatatCTGCCCTCCAGTTTTTTTCCAAGAATTgggcacacacacactggccctTCACAAAAAGATAGACAGGATTTCATGGAGACATGTGACCAGTTATATAAGCACCCAAAGCTTTATAAGTCTGCAAGTGTCTGAAGAGCAGTGGCAGATccgtctggtgtgtgtgtgtgtgagtgtgtgtggacggGAGCTTCTCTGGCAGCTGAGATGTTCTTCCGCATTCCTCTCCTGACGCCTGGATACATTCGATACCTGCAGGTGAGTGTCCAGTTTCTAACTGAGCAAAATAAACGAGTTCACAGTTCTCCAAAATGGTGATTACTGTTTATGCAAATATAATAATGCTAGTCCAAAACCAAATACAAATCACTTATAGTTtgactgtgtgtatgtatgcatgtttatatattttttatccatATCAGAAAGATAGTTAGTGACATTACCCTTGTCTATAGAAAGCATACTctagcaaaaaatattttgtagaataacacaataaaacaatttattgtaTTGATTCATGTTTTAAGTGGATTCTACTCCAAGCAAAATTTTCTATGGAGTCTGAAATTCTAAAAATGCTTTTGTAAAATGTCCAAAAAGGGAATTTCATTGTTCTTCaatgaatgttctttttttttaaaaggcctTGCACCTCTTAGACCCCAAACAAACATCCAGCATGTATGCCTTGTATTTTTTGTAATGGTTGTAGTTTTATACGCAAGTAAACATTTCAAAAATCTAAGTAACTGAGCATGTAAAAGATATAGGGAATGAATAACAGTAAAGTTGGCAAAGAACAGAGCCAATTAGACCAAGTAAAATGTATTAAgtttttacaaatacaaatattatttgttattaatttataaagcaaATGTTTATCACTTGATTTAAAAtccataataatattaaaaaaaactgaaatacaatatTTGCAATATTCTGATAATATTCTTCCAGTCGTTTAACTGTGGGATTTTGGATCAGAATCGTGGTTTCCACAGAAAATTGAATACCAAGCCCAATGACATTAGACGCCTGCTCCAAATCTCGTTTTGTTACTATTTTTGGAAACAGATTCAGCTGCAATTAATCCCCTTTGGCATTTTGGTGTTTGTTTCCATCtaatatgtttttacattatataaaattattcttTCCTTTTTCAGGGAAGATTCAAAGTAGAAGCACTATaattgtgtctatatatatatatatatatatatatatatatatatatatatatatatatatatatatatatatatatatatatatatatatacacacacacacacacatgtacacacacacacgtttttttgTTTATCATGATAAGCTTCTTACAGGTCTTAATCTTGATCTAGGAAATTCACTAATACTTTTCAAACTTGTCTGATGTACCAAGTGTTTCTGAGAACTACTTCCTGGATGGATCTTCTCTCATCTCATGCTCATAGAAGGGCCATGaacactgacctctgaccttttgCTTTTAGACTCAAGCGGCGCGGACCGGCCTGCAGAGGGAGGGCCCCGCTGTACCCCGCTTTGCCATGTTGCTGGGCC
It encodes the following:
- the LOC128011264 gene encoding cap-specific mRNA (nucleoside-2'-O-)-methyltransferase 1, which translates into the protein MKRGAQQALGEPLKKRKALREDSSDEDEEESSQRTTSQDSSPSESLSDVEDHKPSFSRPSDSQNAEGNDASDKFPMYNRVSQKLMAKMGFREGEGLGKFGQGRREIIEASTQRGRRGLGLTLKGFQGDLNVDWQDEPEPSAIESVTWFPESSPEIPDADELQDWMTLGQKKLKIDDETEFCSENLLHLLLRCKSVFDDLEGEEMRRARTRSNPYETIRGAFFLNRAAMKMANMDHVFDYMFTNPKDSQGKPQTRDKDGELLYFGDVCAGPGGFSEYVLWRRRWHAKGFGMTLKGANDFKLEDFYAAPSELFEAYYGEGGIDGDGDITRPENITAFRNFVLDSTEGRGLHFLMADGGFSVEGQENIQEILSKQLLLCQFLTAMSVVRPGGHFVCKTFDLFTPFSVGLIYLVYLCFERVSLFKPVTSRPANSERYVVCKSLKPGTDAVREYMFTINLKLNQFRHADRDVTEVVPLDIIKGDTDFFQFMINSNESHCAVQIKALAKIHAYVRDTTLFEAKQADIRKECLKLWGIPDKARVTPSSSDPKTKFYELVKGSDMDSFNSRPTALNSENLEKLQHVLDYRCIVGGGEQLFLLGLGRSQIYTWDGRAPFRWKKLENFKLELPRDTLLSAEIVQELKGEGKAQRRINAVHVLDALVLNGTDVRDQHFNQRIQMAEKFVKAVSKPSRPDMNPIRVKEVYRLEEMEKIFVRLEMKVTKSSGGMPRLSYTGRDDRHFLPSGLYIVKTVNDPWTMAFSKSSKRKFFYNKQTKESTYELPPGSVAPFHACHLDRLFWAWEEGVRVHDSQTRVNPDKLSKEDVLSFIHQHCQH